The genomic segment GTGCCGTCGAAGGCCAGCAGGCGGTCGGCCTCGACGTAGAGCGTCTCGCCGGTCAGGTTGATCACCTGGATGTGGTGGCCGCCGTGCCCGAACAGCACCGTGCCGCTGCCCTCGACGGTCATCAGCGGCGTCGCCTCGCCCGCCACCCGACGGCCGATCATCGACGCGATACCGCCCTGGCCGCCCTGTGTGTTGGGGGTGAAGGACACCTCGCCCCGGTAGGCGAGCATCGCGCCGCGCTGGCTGAACAGCCGCTGGCCCGGCATCACGGTCGCCTCGATCATCTTCGAATTGATCTCACGGAAGGCCATGTCACACGTCTCCCGCCACCGTGTTGCGCTCGCTGGGCTGGACGTAGACGAGTCCCTCGCCCTCGAAGCGGATCTGGAAGGCCTCGCCGCCGCCCTCGCCCATGAACGTGCGGAACGTCACACCGGACTGGAAGGACTGCTGGAGGTCGCCCTGGTGCGCGATGTACGCCCCCGGGTCCACCGTCAGCGGGTACTGGCGGCTCACCCGCAGCACCACCGCCGGGCCGTCGGACATGATCGCCGCCTGGCCGTGGCCCTCGATGGTCGTGGTGAACAGGCCGTTGCCCTGCGAGGCGCCACGCAGCCCCGTGAAGCTCGTGCCCGTACGCAGCCCGGAGTCCGTCGCGAGCAGATTGCTCGACTCCACGTACAGCTTGTCCCCCTGAAGGTTCACGAGGTTGATCTCGGACGCCCGGTCCGCGAACCAGCAGGTCCCTTGCCCGGTCACCTCCATCAACGTCATCTGTTCGCCCGTGAGGCGCCGCGTCACCATCCCGCGC from the Streptomyces sp. NBC_00310 genome contains:
- a CDS encoding AIM24 family protein — protein: MFRLQGSKVLAVDMTGDAVKAKNGSMVAYDGQMSFKKLSGGGEGLRGMVTRRLTGEQMTLMEVTGQGTCWFADRASEINLVNLQGDKLYVESSNLLATDSGLRTGTSFTGLRGASQGNGLFTTTIEGHGQAAIMSDGPAVVLRVSRQYPLTVDPGAYIAHQGDLQQSFQSGVTFRTFMGEGGGEAFQIRFEGEGLVYVQPSERNTVAGDV